The following proteins are encoded in a genomic region of Verrucomicrobiota bacterium:
- a CDS encoding MFS transporter: MIEVKVICPCGTKFKFDTEPVDGRMAAPVTCPRCNENRTDLANLDIATKLAALAAAAPPHSPSHVAPRAPPAVTPVAPVAPKPGPVRVGAVPSGSKPVLPPAKPAAPAPPRPPAVPAAASRAPAPPAPGQPGLPVGNKAPVAKADPEGAPPLPRPVSPGAAPVAKVDDSGEGKATAASGSKKPSFALAGVGALLGALLGMAIWVAVIIFTGIRSGYVALLVGVTAGFGAKLLGRGTSTGFGVVAALCALLGIVGGSAVALTADFAAAVTGAVESAYEARVELAKNVAQAKNDDELRKAAVRELAADRTDPKTISDADLQKFKSEEVPRLKALAEGKSLKSEVEAQLAAEIVSGFDYGEVIKRFFSIFAIISWIIALGAAFRIASG, from the coding sequence ATGATCGAGGTCAAGGTCATCTGTCCCTGTGGCACGAAGTTCAAGTTCGACACCGAGCCGGTGGACGGCCGGATGGCAGCACCGGTCACTTGTCCACGCTGCAACGAAAACCGAACGGACCTCGCCAACCTGGACATCGCAACGAAGCTCGCCGCGCTCGCCGCAGCGGCACCTCCCCATTCTCCATCCCACGTTGCGCCGAGGGCGCCGCCCGCCGTCACGCCGGTTGCGCCCGTCGCTCCCAAGCCCGGCCCCGTGCGGGTCGGCGCCGTGCCGTCAGGTTCCAAGCCCGTGCTTCCGCCCGCGAAGCCCGCCGCACCGGCGCCACCGCGCCCGCCGGCAGTTCCCGCCGCGGCTTCGAGAGCACCCGCGCCGCCGGCACCGGGACAGCCCGGCCTGCCAGTCGGAAACAAGGCGCCCGTGGCGAAGGCCGACCCGGAAGGCGCGCCTCCCTTGCCTCGGCCCGTGTCGCCGGGCGCGGCGCCGGTTGCGAAGGTCGACGACTCCGGCGAGGGAAAGGCGACGGCTGCGTCCGGCTCGAAGAAGCCGAGCTTCGCGCTCGCGGGTGTCGGGGCGCTCCTCGGCGCGCTCCTCGGCATGGCGATTTGGGTCGCCGTGATCATCTTCACGGGCATCCGTTCGGGCTACGTGGCTTTGCTTGTCGGAGTGACGGCGGGCTTCGGAGCGAAGTTGCTCGGGCGCGGGACGAGCACGGGCTTCGGTGTGGTGGCGGCGCTCTGCGCGCTGCTCGGCATCGTCGGCGGAAGTGCCGTCGCACTCACCGCGGACTTCGCCGCCGCCGTCACCGGGGCGGTGGAGTCAGCCTACGAGGCGCGCGTGGAACTCGCGAAGAATGTCGCCCAGGCGAAGAACGATGACGAGTTGCGAAAAGCCGCCGTGCGCGAACTCGCCGCCGACCGGACGGATCCAAAGACCATCAGCGACGCGGACCTTCAGAAATTCAAGTCCGAGGAGGTGCCGCGGCTCAAGGCGCTGGCAGAAGGGAAATCGTTGAAGTCCGAGGTCGAGGCCCAACTTGCGGCCGAAATTGTGTCCGGCTTCGACTACGGCGAGGTGATCAAACGGTTCTTCAGCATCTTCGCGATCATCTCCTGGATCATCGCTCTCGGCGCGGCGTTTCGCATCGCCTCGGGCTGA
- a CDS encoding tetratricopeptide repeat protein translates to MRSVRARGGSCRRFVRVCVRVGSGALVAEVKGAREAKALARSRPGNGVPGTAAPALQFTASCLRSKQISPRVIPSPVMPSPPRTCHGFARRFWRDGFGRLALVFAVASSTFAAPDLDEARKLFLTGQYREAIQAAEAGAKAEELSEEWHLLLVQSRAAVGQYAAAFNTLTNVMTRWPMSASIRLRLVGRELALFNQQPERARDMLTEINQQASQRPWSFRDAANMAALARAALLMGADPKLVLERLLDPAKKSDPDKRDAYLASGELALEKHDYALAAQSFAEGLKKFPADADMLCGHAKSFASGDRARMMAGIDKALEANTNHIPSLLLLTDHLVDAEEYEEAEKLLKRALAVNPAHPEAHAYRAVLAHLRNDSAAEKQSRDEALKHWTNNPAVDHILGAKLSQKYRFAEGAAAQRRALRFDRSFLPARSQLATDLLRLGEEDKGWQLADEVFKDDGYDVAAYNLVTLKDAMARFTTLTNAHFILRMGEKEAPLYGQRALALLERARSNLTAKYSCTLDKPTIVEIFPEQKDFAVRTFGMPGGAGFLGVCFGCVITANSPASQAAHPTSWEAVLWHEFCHVVTLSLTKNKMPRWLSEGISVYEERQASPAWGQHMNPRYREMILGKDLTPIGDLSAAFLAPKSDLHLQFAYYESSLVVEFLVQRFGLGAIKKVLADLAKGDEINAVLARHTLPMEKLEKDFAAFAKDAAERLAPGLDFERPQGIGEPPRAGGPRPRPIPEPVAVAVERLDPLEWAARNPKNFYALTLNARRLIGEKKFADAKAPLQKLIAEYPGHRGADNAYTMLAGVHRALGEAKEERDVLAKLAAIDADALEAFQRLMELAADAKDWRSVEANAQRHLGVNPLTPLPWRHVARAHEELGKPVHAIDAWQKVLALDPPDPAEIHFRLGKLMHQTGNPLARRHVLQALEEAPRFRDAHKLLLEITGSATNPQPSASKTEPKP, encoded by the coding sequence ATGCGTTCGGTAAGGGCGCGTGGTGGTTCGTGCCGGCGATTCGTCCGGGTGTGCGTGCGCGTTGGGAGCGGGGCACTTGTAGCGGAAGTGAAGGGTGCGAGGGAAGCAAAAGCTTTGGCGCGGTCGCGTCCGGGCAACGGAGTCCCGGGAACTGCCGCTCCGGCATTGCAATTCACCGCTTCGTGCCTACGCTCGAAACAAATCAGCCCACGCGTCATCCCATCTCCTGTCATGCCCAGCCCACCCCGGACTTGCCACGGATTCGCCCGGCGCTTCTGGCGGGACGGCTTCGGGCGGCTGGCGCTTGTCTTCGCCGTCGCGTCGAGCACGTTCGCCGCGCCCGATCTCGACGAAGCCCGGAAGCTCTTCCTCACCGGCCAGTATCGGGAGGCCATCCAGGCCGCCGAGGCCGGCGCGAAGGCCGAGGAACTCAGCGAGGAATGGCACCTGCTGCTCGTCCAATCGCGCGCCGCCGTCGGGCAGTATGCGGCCGCCTTCAACACCCTCACCAACGTCATGACCCGCTGGCCGATGTCCGCGAGCATCCGGCTCCGGCTCGTCGGGCGCGAGCTGGCGCTCTTCAACCAGCAACCCGAGCGCGCGCGCGACATGCTCACGGAAATCAACCAGCAGGCCAGCCAGCGGCCATGGTCCTTCCGCGACGCCGCGAACATGGCCGCGCTTGCCCGCGCCGCGCTGCTCATGGGCGCCGACCCCAAGCTCGTGCTCGAAAGACTCCTCGACCCCGCGAAGAAGAGCGACCCCGACAAGCGCGACGCCTACCTCGCCAGCGGCGAACTTGCGTTGGAAAAGCACGACTACGCGCTCGCCGCCCAGTCGTTCGCCGAGGGGTTGAAGAAATTCCCGGCGGACGCCGACATGCTCTGCGGGCACGCGAAGTCCTTCGCCAGCGGGGATCGTGCCCGGATGATGGCCGGCATCGACAAGGCGCTCGAAGCCAACACCAATCACATCCCGAGCCTCCTCCTGCTGACCGATCATCTCGTGGATGCCGAGGAATACGAGGAGGCCGAGAAGCTCCTCAAACGCGCGCTCGCGGTGAACCCGGCGCATCCGGAGGCCCACGCCTACCGCGCCGTCCTTGCGCACCTCCGCAACGACTCTGCCGCCGAGAAGCAATCGCGCGACGAGGCGCTCAAACACTGGACCAACAATCCCGCCGTGGACCATATCCTCGGCGCGAAGCTCTCGCAGAAATACCGCTTCGCCGAGGGCGCGGCGGCGCAGCGGCGCGCGTTGCGGTTCGACCGGAGCTTTCTCCCCGCCCGCAGCCAGCTCGCCACGGACCTGCTCCGGCTCGGCGAGGAAGACAAGGGCTGGCAGCTCGCGGATGAAGTCTTCAAGGACGACGGCTACGACGTGGCCGCCTACAACCTCGTCACGCTCAAGGACGCGATGGCCAGGTTCACCACGCTCACCAACGCGCACTTCATTCTGCGAATGGGCGAGAAGGAGGCGCCCCTCTACGGCCAACGCGCGCTTGCGCTCCTTGAACGCGCGCGCTCCAACCTGACCGCGAAGTATTCATGCACGCTCGACAAGCCCACCATCGTCGAGATTTTCCCGGAGCAGAAGGACTTCGCCGTGCGCACGTTTGGCATGCCCGGCGGCGCGGGATTCCTCGGCGTATGCTTCGGCTGCGTCATCACCGCCAACAGCCCGGCGTCGCAGGCGGCGCACCCGACAAGTTGGGAAGCTGTGCTGTGGCACGAGTTCTGTCACGTCGTCACGCTCAGCCTCACGAAGAACAAGATGCCGCGCTGGCTGAGCGAGGGCATTTCCGTCTACGAAGAGCGGCAGGCGAGCCCCGCGTGGGGCCAGCACATGAATCCCCGCTACCGCGAGATGATTCTCGGCAAGGACCTCACGCCCATCGGTGACCTGAGCGCCGCATTCCTCGCACCCAAGAGCGACCTCCACCTTCAGTTCGCCTACTACGAATCCTCGCTCGTCGTCGAGTTCCTCGTGCAACGGTTCGGGCTCGGTGCGATCAAGAAAGTCCTCGCCGACCTTGCCAAGGGCGACGAGATCAACGCCGTTCTCGCGCGTCACACCCTCCCGATGGAAAAGTTGGAGAAGGATTTTGCAGCCTTCGCGAAGGACGCGGCGGAGAGGCTCGCGCCGGGGCTCGATTTCGAGCGCCCGCAAGGCATCGGCGAACCGCCCCGCGCCGGCGGCCCCCGGCCGCGGCCCATACCCGAACCCGTGGCCGTGGCGGTTGAGAGGCTCGATCCGCTCGAATGGGCCGCCCGCAACCCGAAGAATTTCTATGCGCTCACGCTCAACGCCCGCCGCCTCATCGGGGAGAAAAAGTTCGCCGACGCGAAAGCGCCGTTGCAAAAGCTCATCGCCGAATACCCCGGCCACCGCGGCGCCGACAACGCCTACACGATGCTCGCCGGCGTCCATCGCGCGCTCGGCGAGGCGAAGGAGGAGCGCGACGTGCTCGCGAAACTCGCGGCGATTGATGCCGACGCGCTCGAAGCGTTCCAGCGGCTGATGGAACTGGCCGCCGACGCGAAGGACTGGCGGTCCGTCGAGGCGAACGCGCAACGGCACCTCGGCGTCAACCCGCTCACCCCGCTGCCGTGGCGGCACGTTGCGCGCGCCCATGAGGAACTCGGGAAACCCGTCCATGCGATCGACGCGTGGCAGAAGGTGCTCGCGCTCGACCCGCCCGACCCGGCAGAGATTCACTTCCGGCTCGGCAAACTGATGCACCAGACCGGCAACCCGCTCGCGCGCCGCCACGTGTTGCAGGCGCTCGAGGAGGCGCCGCGGTTCCGCGACGCGCACAAGCTCCTTCTCGAGATCACAGGCTCTGCAACAAACCCGCAGCCGTCGGCGTCCAAGACGGAACCAAAGCCATGA
- a CDS encoding DUF4159 domain-containing protein, which produces MNHRRLILGLAVALVTGAALAQRFGGRGSRSGYDGIRTARELESGSTGTPMWTNDVAFEKDAWTFARVRYGSGYGGYRFSRGGGWAVDIPDSDLNLSWRVQQMTSMKVDPDGRIVELSDSDLHKYPWLYFVEPGALRFTDEEVVAFRKYLLNGGFAMFDDFWGDSALMNVLNEMKRVFPEREFVELDMDHPIFHAVFDLKLTKNQMQVPNIRTGHESQWTGITWEQYHDGDNRNVHFKAIFDDKGRPMAFIAHNTDNGDGWEREGESEYYFKEFSEKKAYPLGINLLFYVMTH; this is translated from the coding sequence ATGAACCATCGTCGACTCATCCTTGGGCTCGCGGTCGCCCTCGTCACGGGAGCCGCGCTCGCGCAGCGCTTCGGGGGCCGCGGCAGTCGCAGCGGCTACGACGGCATCCGCACGGCGCGCGAGTTGGAGTCGGGCAGCACCGGCACACCGATGTGGACGAACGACGTCGCGTTCGAGAAGGACGCATGGACCTTCGCGCGCGTGCGCTACGGCAGCGGCTACGGCGGCTACCGATTCAGTCGCGGCGGCGGCTGGGCGGTGGACATTCCCGACAGCGATTTGAATCTCTCGTGGCGCGTGCAGCAGATGACCTCGATGAAGGTGGATCCCGACGGGCGGATCGTGGAACTGTCGGATTCGGACCTCCACAAGTATCCGTGGCTCTACTTCGTCGAGCCGGGCGCGCTGCGTTTCACGGACGAGGAAGTCGTCGCATTCCGGAAATACCTGCTCAACGGCGGCTTCGCGATGTTCGACGATTTTTGGGGCGACTCGGCGCTGATGAACGTGCTCAACGAGATGAAGCGGGTCTTTCCCGAGCGCGAGTTCGTCGAACTCGACATGGATCACCCGATCTTCCACGCCGTCTTCGACCTGAAACTCACGAAGAACCAGATGCAGGTGCCCAACATTCGCACCGGCCACGAAAGCCAGTGGACGGGCATCACTTGGGAGCAATACCACGACGGTGACAACCGGAACGTCCACTTCAAGGCCATCTTCGATGACAAGGGGCGCCCGATGGCCTTCATCGCCCACAACACGGACAACGGCGACGGGTGGGAGCGCGAAGGCGAGAGCGAGTATTACTTCAAGGAGTTCTCCGAGAAGAAGGCCTACCCGCTCGGCATCAACCTGCTGTTTTACGTGATGACGCACTGA
- a CDS encoding DUF4159 domain-containing protein, with translation MNARIQAMLVAAALLGTGVCVAQFQQRGGFRGPPTDDRPGNYVWSEGSGWINEDTVRTARETMSHSTGTPNWTNEPAFAKDVFTFTRIIFKIDPNRSGFGLGRNFGRRLGWWVDYPDADLNLSYRLQQLTSAKTDPDARVMKLTDPELRTQPMIYLEHPGYMVLRDDEVLALRNYLLNGGALFVNDFWSQPEWDGFAAQMQRVLPGRRWTELGTDHPVFHFIFPMRGPMQGFQVPTIQFWNPHHDPANPNSPLQLRDRGEGSDTMHVRAWHDDKGRIMVFVIHNSDVSDGWEREGEDSVYFTKFSEKVAYPFGMNIVFYLMTH, from the coding sequence ATGAACGCGCGAATTCAAGCCATGCTCGTCGCGGCGGCGCTCCTTGGGACGGGCGTTTGCGTCGCGCAGTTCCAGCAGCGCGGCGGCTTTCGCGGCCCGCCGACCGACGACCGCCCCGGCAACTACGTGTGGAGCGAGGGCAGCGGCTGGATCAATGAGGACACCGTCCGCACGGCGCGCGAGACCATGTCGCACAGCACCGGCACGCCGAACTGGACCAACGAGCCCGCCTTCGCGAAGGACGTGTTCACCTTCACGCGCATCATTTTCAAGATCGATCCGAACCGTTCCGGCTTCGGCCTCGGGCGGAACTTCGGCCGCCGCCTCGGCTGGTGGGTGGATTATCCGGACGCCGACTTGAACCTCTCGTATCGACTGCAGCAGCTGACATCCGCAAAGACGGATCCGGACGCGCGCGTCATGAAGTTGACCGACCCTGAACTGCGCACGCAGCCGATGATCTACCTGGAGCATCCCGGCTACATGGTGCTGCGCGACGACGAGGTGCTCGCGCTGCGAAATTATCTGCTGAACGGCGGCGCGCTGTTCGTGAACGATTTCTGGAGCCAGCCCGAGTGGGACGGCTTCGCCGCCCAGATGCAGCGCGTGCTGCCCGGCCGCCGGTGGACGGAACTCGGCACGGACCACCCGGTGTTTCATTTCATCTTCCCGATGCGCGGGCCGATGCAGGGGTTTCAGGTGCCGACGATTCAGTTTTGGAACCCGCATCACGACCCGGCCAATCCCAACTCGCCGCTGCAACTCCGCGACCGCGGCGAGGGCTCAGACACCATGCACGTGCGCGCATGGCACGACGACAAGGGCCGCATCATGGTCTTCGTCATCCACAACAGCGACGTGAGCGACGGCTGGGAACGCGAGGGGGAGGACTCCGTCTATTTCACGAAGTTTTCGGAAAAGGTCGCGTATCCCTTCGGGATGAACATCGTGTTCTACCTGATGACGCACTAG
- a CDS encoding AAA family ATPase, translated as MLAGRAKIEAELAKVIIGQREVIEQILLALLSGGHCLITGAPGLAKTLLVKSIAQIFHLRFQRIQFTPDLMPADITGTEILEESADGPGRRMVFVRGPIFANMILADEINRTPPKTQAALLEAMQEHQVTAAGVRHALEEPFFVLATQNPIEMEGTYPLPEAQLDRFMFNVVMDYLPEADEVAVVAETTSRATPKIEALFYGADVLRFHDIVRKVPIALDVVRYAVKLAAASRPKQAGSPAFVNEWVSWGAGTRSGQFLVLGAKARALLQGRAHATIEDIRALAHPVLRHRVLINYRAEAEGVNVEAVIHKLLETVQPPAGG; from the coding sequence CTGCTCGCCGGCCGGGCGAAAATCGAAGCCGAGCTCGCAAAGGTCATCATCGGCCAGCGCGAGGTCATCGAGCAGATCCTGCTCGCGCTGCTCTCCGGCGGACACTGCCTCATCACCGGCGCACCGGGGCTCGCCAAGACGCTCCTCGTCAAATCCATCGCGCAGATTTTTCACCTGCGTTTCCAGCGCATCCAGTTCACGCCCGACCTCATGCCCGCGGACATCACCGGCACGGAAATTCTCGAGGAAAGCGCCGATGGACCGGGGCGGCGGATGGTGTTCGTGCGCGGGCCGATCTTCGCGAACATGATCCTCGCGGACGAAATCAACCGCACGCCACCCAAGACGCAGGCCGCGCTGCTCGAGGCGATGCAGGAACATCAGGTCACCGCCGCGGGCGTGCGGCACGCGCTCGAGGAGCCGTTCTTCGTCCTCGCCACGCAGAACCCCATCGAGATGGAAGGCACCTATCCGCTGCCCGAGGCGCAGCTCGACCGCTTCATGTTCAACGTGGTGATGGACTACCTGCCTGAAGCCGACGAAGTCGCCGTCGTCGCCGAGACCACCTCGCGCGCCACGCCGAAAATCGAGGCGCTCTTCTACGGCGCGGACGTGCTGCGCTTCCACGACATCGTGCGGAAAGTCCCGATCGCTCTCGATGTCGTTCGCTACGCCGTGAAGCTCGCCGCCGCGTCGCGTCCCAAACAGGCCGGCTCGCCTGCGTTCGTGAATGAGTGGGTCAGCTGGGGCGCCGGCACTCGCTCGGGTCAGTTCCTCGTGCTCGGAGCGAAGGCCCGCGCGCTCCTGCAGGGCCGCGCCCACGCGACCATCGAGGACATCCGGGCGCTCGCGCACCCTGTGCTTCGTCACCGCGTCCTGATCAACTACCGGGCGGAAGCGGAAGGCGTGAACGTCGAAGCCGTGATCCACAAGCTGCTCGAAACCGTCCAGCCACCGGCCGGTGGTTAA
- a CDS encoding type II secretion system protein: protein MSARSAIASVGIGAHRARFSSAFTLLEIILAVAIATGLLLVVLYFYRQSAELREQVIRETERVAAVRLVMDRLTSELRTVPASSSATLPLYGDPAMLEFVRTDVPSRAAWAPADLGRVSNPESDLRLLRYSAGDGIVTFGLSREEEALVGRRAVTNASDALGFNDATPTNAPAVLTEDLSFVRFRFWDGRAWLDVWAEPSPPVAVEISLGFDPLPDDLAPDEYPHEVFRRVVHLPAGSPAEAAATPFATIDRREPAR from the coding sequence ATGAGCGCCCGTAGTGCAATCGCATCGGTTGGAATTGGCGCGCATCGCGCCCGCTTCAGTTCCGCGTTCACGCTACTCGAAATCATCCTCGCTGTCGCCATCGCGACCGGCTTGCTGCTCGTCGTGCTCTACTTCTACCGGCAGTCCGCCGAGCTTCGCGAGCAGGTGATCCGCGAAACCGAGCGCGTTGCGGCCGTGCGGCTCGTGATGGACCGGCTCACGAGCGAGTTGCGCACCGTGCCCGCGAGTTCCTCCGCCACGCTGCCGCTTTATGGCGACCCGGCGATGCTCGAATTTGTCCGCACCGATGTGCCCTCCCGTGCCGCGTGGGCACCTGCTGACCTCGGGCGCGTGTCGAATCCGGAAAGCGACCTGCGCCTCTTGCGTTACTCGGCCGGCGACGGCATTGTCACGTTCGGCCTCAGCCGCGAGGAGGAAGCGCTCGTCGGTCGCCGCGCCGTCACTAATGCGTCGGATGCACTAGGCTTTAATGACGCGACTCCAACGAACGCGCCGGCGGTGCTTACCGAGGATCTCTCCTTCGTGCGCTTCCGCTTTTGGGACGGCCGCGCGTGGCTCGATGTGTGGGCGGAGCCTTCGCCGCCGGTCGCGGTGGAAATCTCGCTTGGCTTCGACCCGCTGCCCGACGACCTCGCGCCCGACGAATATCCGCACGAAGTCTTCCGACGCGTCGTGCACCTGCCCGCGGGCAGCCCGGCCGAAGCCGCCGCAACGCCCTTCGCGACAATTGATCGGAGGGAGCCCGCGCGATGA
- the gspG gene encoding type II secretion system protein GspG — translation MKTSPLHLRATRAAGFTLLEILLVIVIILLLAGAVVVFVLPQQKGAEKNTTKILLSQVATALDTYRLNIGHYPSEQEGGLEALSTKPTFENERLGEKWQGPYLKPGTTLDDPWGNKLRYQLADAAAGDGKASALPYKLSSVGPDGQPDTDDDIVHGASPAGAASANP, via the coding sequence ATGAAAACCAGTCCGCTTCACTTGCGCGCGACGCGTGCCGCGGGATTCACGTTGCTCGAAATCCTTCTCGTCATCGTCATCATCCTGCTGCTCGCGGGCGCGGTGGTCGTTTTCGTCCTGCCGCAGCAGAAGGGCGCGGAGAAAAACACGACCAAGATTCTCCTCAGTCAGGTCGCCACGGCGCTCGACACCTATCGCCTCAACATCGGCCACTATCCGAGCGAGCAGGAGGGCGGGCTTGAGGCGCTCTCGACCAAGCCCACGTTCGAGAACGAGCGCCTGGGCGAAAAGTGGCAGGGTCCGTATCTCAAGCCCGGCACCACGCTCGACGACCCGTGGGGCAACAAGCTCCGCTATCAACTCGCGGACGCCGCCGCCGGTGACGGCAAGGCCTCCGCACTTCCCTACAAACTTTCCTCGGTTGGTCCCGACGGCCAGCCCGACACCGACGACGACATCGTCCACGGCGCGTCGCCCGCAGGCGCGGCCTCCGCAAATCCATAG